A region from the Vicia villosa cultivar HV-30 ecotype Madison, WI linkage group LG3, Vvil1.0, whole genome shotgun sequence genome encodes:
- the LOC131656784 gene encoding glutathione S-transferase F9-like, giving the protein MVVKVYGAPYGNPKRVLACLFEKEVEFETVDIDLFKGEHKQPDFLKLHPFGEVPLIQDGDFILYESRAIIRYYAEKYKNQGTDLLGKTIEEKGLVEQWLEVEAHNFHPAIFKLVINVVIAPLLGNPSDQKVIEESEEKLKKVLDVYEERLSKTKYLAGDFFSLADLSHLAFGHYLVNQTGRGNLVRERKHVSAWWDDISSRPSWKKVLELYNYPM; this is encoded by the exons ATGGTTGTTAAAGTGTATGGAGCACCCTATGGTAATCCGAAAAGGGTGTTGGCCTGTCTGTTTGAAAAAGAAGTTGAGTTTGAAACAGTTGATATTGATCTCTTCAAGGGAGAACACAAACAACCCGATTTCCTCAAACTGCACCCATTTGGAGAGGTTCCTCTTATTCAAGATGGTGATTTTATACTCTATG AATCTCGAGCAATAATCAGATACTATGCAGAAAAGTACAAGAATCAAGGGACTGATTTGTTAGGAAAGACAATAGAAGAAAAAGGACTTGTGGAACAATGGCTTGAAGTGGAAGCTCATAACTTTCATCCAGCAATCTTCAAGTTGGTCATCAATGTCGTGATTGCTCCATTACTCGGTAATCCTTCTGACCAAAAAGTGATTGAAGAGAGtgaagaaaaactcaaaaaagtGTTGGATGTTTATGAAGAAAGGCTGTCAAAGACAAAGTACTTGGCTGGTGATTTCTTTAGTCTTGCTGATCTTAGTCATCTTGCATTTGGTCACTATTTGGTGAATCAAACTGGGAGAGGAAATTTGGTTAGAGAGAGGAAACATGTGAGTGCTTGGTGGGATGATATTAGTAGCAGGCCATCTTGGAAGAAGGTTCTGGAACTATATAACTACCCTATGTAA